Proteins co-encoded in one Streptomyces sp. NBC_01283 genomic window:
- a CDS encoding ABC transporter ATP-binding protein: MTPRPDPVATAPAVELRGITKEYPGTLANDRVDLTVARGEIHALMGENGAGKSTLMSVLYGLQRPDAGRILLDGREVTFANPSEAIAAGLGMVHQSFKLFPSFTVAENVVYAAEPRRFGLTDRGEALRRVAALAEEHGLAVDPAAKVGDLPVGVRQRVEILKLLYRGARTLILDEPTAVLTPAEADGLFRVLRSLADDGRTVLLVTHKLREVIEGSDAVTVLRDGRVADRMRTADTSADAIAAAMTGRAVELDRVHPPGAPGGDVLTVESLSVDSLSADAVREVSLSVRAGEIVGIAGVAGNGQSELVEAIAGLRPVAAGRVTLSGQDITDASAAGRRAAGLAYVPEDRLAVGTAPAATIAENLAMGHHRGHGLLRPSWLRDHARVLIDRFGIKAASSRHTAGSLSGGNLQKLVIGRELAHESPLLIVEQPTRGVDIGAVQTIHDQLIAHRDAGHAILLVSAELSEIRGLSDRVLVMYEGRVAAEYARADADERTLGLAMAGGATTHATPAETGTAGPPNGSDAGPPADVAAMAAPTAPAAAGAVAVPAPAEAAPSAHGAAGFAAPKAPTDSGDAVPPPRGSDGLAPAKEAP; encoded by the coding sequence ATGACCCCGCGGCCTGATCCCGTCGCCACCGCCCCCGCGGTGGAACTCCGCGGCATCACCAAGGAGTACCCCGGCACCCTCGCCAACGACCGGGTGGACCTGACCGTCGCGCGGGGCGAGATCCACGCCCTGATGGGCGAGAACGGCGCGGGCAAGTCGACGCTGATGTCCGTCCTGTACGGGCTGCAGCGGCCGGACGCAGGGCGGATCCTGCTCGACGGGCGCGAGGTGACGTTCGCGAACCCCAGTGAGGCGATCGCGGCGGGCCTTGGCATGGTGCACCAGAGCTTCAAGCTCTTCCCGTCGTTCACGGTCGCCGAGAACGTCGTGTACGCCGCCGAGCCGCGCCGTTTCGGTCTGACGGACCGGGGGGAGGCGCTGCGGCGGGTGGCCGCGCTCGCCGAGGAGCACGGGCTCGCGGTGGATCCGGCGGCGAAGGTCGGGGACCTGCCGGTGGGGGTCCGCCAGCGCGTGGAGATCCTCAAGCTCCTCTACCGAGGCGCCCGTACGCTGATCCTCGACGAGCCGACGGCGGTCCTCACCCCGGCGGAGGCCGACGGCCTGTTCCGTGTCCTGCGCTCCCTCGCGGACGACGGGCGCACGGTCCTCCTCGTCACCCACAAGCTGCGCGAGGTGATCGAGGGCAGCGACGCGGTGACGGTACTGAGGGACGGCCGGGTCGCGGACCGGATGCGGACCGCCGACACCAGCGCGGACGCGATCGCGGCGGCGATGACCGGGCGGGCCGTGGAGCTGGACCGTGTGCATCCGCCGGGTGCGCCGGGCGGCGATGTCCTGACGGTCGAGTCCCTGTCTGTCGATTCACTGTCGGCGGACGCGGTGCGCGAGGTCTCGCTCTCCGTCCGCGCGGGCGAGATCGTGGGCATCGCGGGAGTGGCGGGCAACGGCCAGAGCGAACTCGTCGAGGCGATCGCCGGATTGCGTCCGGTCGCCGCAGGGCGGGTCACGCTCTCCGGTCAGGACATCACGGACGCGTCGGCGGCCGGGCGCCGCGCGGCAGGGCTCGCGTACGTGCCCGAGGACCGGCTGGCGGTCGGCACGGCACCGGCCGCGACGATCGCGGAGAACCTCGCGATGGGCCACCACCGGGGGCATGGCCTGCTGCGCCCGTCCTGGCTGCGCGACCACGCGCGGGTCCTGATCGACCGCTTCGGCATCAAGGCGGCCTCGTCCCGCCACACGGCGGGCTCGCTGTCCGGCGGCAACCTCCAGAAGCTGGTCATCGGCCGCGAACTCGCCCATGAATCACCCCTGTTGATCGTCGAGCAGCCCACCCGGGGCGTCGACATCGGCGCCGTCCAGACGATCCACGACCAGCTGATCGCCCACCGCGACGCGGGCCACGCGATCCTCCTGGTCTCCGCCGAACTGAGCGAGATCCGCGGCCTGTCCGACCGGGTCCTGGTGATGTACGAGGGCCGGGTGGCCGCCGAGTACGCACGCGCGGACGCGGACGAGCGCACACTCGGCCTCGCCATGGCGGGCGGCGCGACCACGCACGCCACGCCTGCCGAAACCGGCACAGCAGGCCCGCCGAACGGCTCCGACGCCGGACCGCCGGCCGACGTCGCGGCGATGGCCGCACCGACAGCACCCGCCGCCGCGGGCGCAGTCGCGGTCCCGGCCCCGGCCGAAGCGGCACCTTCCGCCCACGGAGCCGCCGGATTCGCGGCTCCGAAAGCGCCGACCGATTCCGGTGACGCCGTCCCGCCTCCCCGCGGGAGCGACGGTCTCGCCCCCGCGAAGGAGGCACCCTGA
- a CDS encoding BMP family ABC transporter substrate-binding protein: MSLRMSRRTSLRLSSIAVGAALLATGCNAAAKKGGSDGDGAAGAKEFTLVTPDPVAQNEFLKLAVSGVKSAAKAQGAGAPKVFQSSDTSSQQQNVQSAVDSAPDVIALVGFEFADIAAQQAEAHPKQQFLLVDACTKKTYENVTCAVFREHEAVYLAGVEAGLLTKSKKVGAVDVLDTTQFRRYSEPFAAGAKKVKAGVRSRTLFVGGQSPFNDAARAKDQAATLGSGGVDQVMAAAAGGNTGVFQAAKAKGFKAYGVDANQCVGSPGVVVDNVLKKTDVAVEKGIAQILDGKGGTTVSYGLKEGGMSLTGLEPGVADSKCLIAGHKDVLKRVESLRDEIVAGKLKVNDPAA; the protein is encoded by the coding sequence ATGTCGCTTCGCATGTCCCGCCGTACGTCCCTTCGGCTGTCCTCAATCGCTGTCGGCGCCGCCCTTCTCGCCACCGGCTGCAACGCCGCCGCGAAGAAGGGTGGTTCGGACGGTGACGGTGCCGCAGGGGCCAAGGAGTTCACGCTGGTCACGCCCGACCCCGTGGCACAGAACGAGTTCCTCAAGCTCGCCGTCAGCGGGGTGAAGTCGGCGGCGAAGGCGCAGGGCGCCGGAGCGCCGAAGGTCTTCCAGAGCAGCGACACCTCCTCGCAGCAGCAGAACGTGCAGTCGGCCGTGGACTCCGCGCCCGATGTGATCGCCCTGGTCGGCTTCGAGTTCGCGGACATCGCGGCGCAGCAGGCCGAGGCGCACCCGAAGCAGCAGTTCCTGCTCGTCGACGCGTGCACGAAGAAGACGTACGAGAACGTCACCTGCGCGGTCTTCCGCGAGCACGAGGCGGTGTACCTCGCGGGCGTCGAGGCCGGGCTGCTCACCAAGAGCAAGAAGGTGGGCGCCGTCGACGTCCTCGACACCACGCAGTTCCGCCGCTACAGCGAGCCGTTCGCGGCCGGTGCCAAGAAGGTGAAGGCGGGGGTCAGGTCCCGCACGCTCTTCGTCGGCGGGCAGTCGCCCTTCAATGACGCGGCGCGCGCCAAGGACCAGGCGGCGACGCTCGGTTCCGGCGGCGTCGACCAGGTGATGGCGGCCGCCGCCGGCGGCAACACCGGTGTCTTCCAGGCCGCGAAGGCCAAGGGCTTCAAGGCGTACGGCGTCGACGCGAACCAGTGCGTCGGCAGCCCCGGGGTCGTCGTCGACAACGTACTGAAGAAGACCGATGTCGCCGTCGAGAAGGGCATCGCGCAGATCCTGGACGGCAAGGGCGGCACCACGGTGTCGTACGGCCTCAAGGAGGGCGGCATGTCACTGACCGGTCTTGAGCCGGGCGTCGCGGACTCCAAGTGCCTGATCGCCGGTCACAAGGACGTACTGAAGCGCGTCGAGTCGCTGCGGGACGAGATCGTCGCGGGGAAGCTGAAGGTCAATGACCCCGCGGCCTGA
- the mtnA gene encoding S-methyl-5-thioribose-1-phosphate isomerase: MSSQELRAVQWQEAAEGGTTPALSLIDQTALPHALNRLDVTTVDQLIDAIVRLVVRGAPAIGAAGGYGVALAVAQGEREGWDRARLDAEVARIRAARPTAVNLMVCVDRVAPLIDAGLSAVLAEADAIVREDLAANHAMGAYGADWLLKHTPADRPLRILTHCNTGALATAGWGTALGVIRELHGRGALETVYADETRPLLQGARLTAWELAQEGIAHFVQADGAAAGTILRGEVDAAIVGADRIAANGDTANKVGTVGIALACAHAGIPFMVAAPTTTVDLATATGADIHIELRGEDEVLEWAGVRTAPASSRGHNPAFDVTPGSLVSALVTERGVLEVSAGEWPGLEESSPSGV; the protein is encoded by the coding sequence ATGAGCAGCCAGGAACTGCGTGCTGTCCAGTGGCAGGAGGCCGCGGAGGGCGGCACCACACCGGCCCTCTCCCTGATCGACCAGACGGCGCTCCCGCACGCCCTGAACCGCCTCGACGTCACCACCGTCGACCAGCTGATCGACGCGATCGTGCGGCTCGTGGTCCGCGGCGCTCCCGCGATCGGCGCGGCCGGCGGCTACGGCGTCGCGCTCGCCGTGGCACAGGGCGAGCGCGAGGGCTGGGACCGGGCACGCCTCGACGCGGAGGTCGCCCGCATCCGCGCGGCGAGGCCCACCGCGGTGAACCTGATGGTGTGCGTGGACCGGGTGGCCCCGCTCATCGACGCCGGTCTGTCCGCGGTGCTCGCGGAGGCGGACGCGATCGTGCGCGAGGACCTGGCGGCGAACCATGCGATGGGCGCGTACGGCGCCGACTGGCTCCTCAAGCACACCCCGGCCGACCGGCCGCTGCGCATCCTCACCCACTGCAACACGGGCGCGCTCGCCACGGCGGGCTGGGGCACGGCGCTCGGCGTCATCCGCGAACTGCACGGCCGCGGCGCCCTGGAGACGGTCTACGCCGACGAGACCCGCCCCCTGCTCCAGGGCGCGCGGCTCACCGCGTGGGAGCTGGCACAGGAGGGAATCGCACACTTCGTCCAGGCGGACGGGGCCGCGGCGGGCACGATCCTGCGGGGCGAGGTGGACGCGGCGATAGTGGGCGCGGACCGGATAGCGGCGAACGGCGACACGGCGAACAAGGTCGGCACGGTGGGCATCGCCCTGGCCTGCGCCCACGCGGGCATCCCGTTCATGGTGGCCGCCCCCACCACGACGGTGGACCTCGCCACGGCAACGGGGGCCGACATCCACATCGAACTGCGGGGCGAGGACGAGGTGTTGGAGTGGGCGGGAGTGCGGACCGCTCCGGCGTCCTCGCGGGGCCACAACCCGGCATTTGACGTGACCCCGGGCTCACTGGTGAGCGCGCTGGTGACGGAGCGGGGTGTGCTGGAGGTGTCGGCGGGGGAGTGGCCCGGGCTTGAGGAATCCAGCCCGTCCGGCGTTTGA
- the mtnB gene encoding methylthioribulose 1-phosphate dehydratase, translated as MSSTETTSVLDLEEAGAVLAAEAARFASFGWMRGTSGNLSVVLSRTPLQLAVTASGRDKGELTSADVVLTDASGAALGAGRPSAEAALHARVAALTGAGAVVHVHTVASVAMGHRKPGGVEFRDLEMLKGLGHPTHEVAVTLPVIENSQDMAVLGDRLEAALAPGMPAVVVAGHGLYVWGADPREARHRTEVVEWLLELELTRG; from the coding sequence ATGAGTTCGACCGAAACCACTTCCGTGCTGGATCTGGAGGAGGCGGGGGCCGTCCTCGCCGCCGAGGCCGCGCGCTTCGCGTCGTTCGGGTGGATGCGGGGTACGTCCGGGAACCTGTCCGTGGTGCTTTCCCGTACGCCGCTTCAGCTCGCGGTGACGGCGAGCGGGCGGGACAAGGGTGAACTGACGTCCGCGGACGTGGTGTTGACGGACGCCTCCGGTGCGGCGCTCGGCGCGGGGCGGCCTTCGGCGGAGGCGGCGCTGCATGCGCGGGTGGCCGCGCTCACCGGGGCCGGGGCCGTGGTGCACGTCCACACCGTGGCGTCGGTGGCCATGGGGCACCGGAAGCCGGGGGGTGTGGAGTTCCGGGACCTGGAGATGCTGAAGGGGCTCGGGCATCCGACGCATGAGGTGGCGGTGACGCTGCCGGTCATCGAGAACAGCCAGGACATGGCTGTGCTGGGGGATCGGCTTGAGGCGGCGCTCGCTCCTGGGATGCCGGCGGTTGTCGTTGCCGGGCATGGGCTGTACGTGTGGGGGGCGGATCCTCGCGAGGCGCGGCATCGTACTGAGGTGGTGGAGTGGTTGCTGGAGTTGGAGCTGACGCGGGGCTGA
- the mtnC gene encoding acireductone synthase has translation MTVRFDEGSLDAVVLDIEGTTSATGFVVDVLYPYARERFGALLASRGDEPEVARAVAQVRELAGEPDADAGRVERVLGEWVDADRKATPLKTLQGILWAEGFARGELVSHFYPEVIDVLRAWAAADGVRLYVYSSGSVAAQRAWFTYSPEGSLMELVSGFYDTENAGPKQEADSYRAISAAIGVAADRTLFLSDRLGELDAARDAGWRTVGVRRAGEPYFAAGVGGHAEVSAFDEISLARSAR, from the coding sequence GTGACGGTCCGGTTCGACGAGGGCTCTCTGGACGCGGTGGTGCTCGACATCGAGGGGACCACGAGCGCCACGGGGTTCGTGGTGGACGTGCTGTACCCCTACGCGCGCGAGCGCTTCGGGGCGCTGCTCGCCTCGCGGGGCGATGAGCCGGAGGTGGCGCGGGCCGTCGCCCAGGTGCGGGAACTGGCCGGTGAGCCGGACGCGGACGCCGGGCGGGTGGAGAGGGTGCTCGGCGAGTGGGTCGACGCCGACCGCAAGGCGACTCCCCTCAAGACGCTCCAGGGCATCCTCTGGGCGGAGGGCTTCGCGCGAGGCGAGCTGGTCTCGCACTTCTACCCGGAGGTGATCGACGTGCTGCGGGCCTGGGCCGCCGCGGACGGGGTGCGGTTGTACGTGTACTCGTCCGGCTCCGTCGCGGCGCAGCGGGCGTGGTTCACGTACTCGCCCGAGGGGTCCCTGATGGAGCTCGTGAGCGGTTTCTACGACACCGAGAACGCGGGCCCCAAGCAGGAGGCGGACTCCTACCGGGCCATTTCGGCCGCGATCGGCGTTGCCGCCGACCGCACACTCTTCCTCTCCGACCGGCTCGGGGAGCTGGACGCCGCGCGGGACGCGGGGTGGCGGACCGTCGGGGTGCGGCGGGCCGGGGAGCCGTACTTCGCCGCCGGGGTCGGCGGGCATGCGGAGGTTTCGGCCTTCGATGAGATCAGTCTTGCGAGGAGCGCTCGATGA
- a CDS encoding acireductone dioxygenase, which produces MTLLTTWPESGPETVVRRTSDPVEIAAALAPVGVRYEQWPVREDVPADADSDAVFAAYRAEIDLLNAEEGFRTVDVVGLHPTDDPEWPEKAKAARQKFLAEHTHDDDDEVRFFVAGAGIFYLHVGGEVHAVYCEKGDLLGVPRGTTHWFDMGTSPSFTAIRFFHEEDGWIGTFTGSPIADRFPDFDAIHAGYAA; this is translated from the coding sequence ATGACCCTCCTGACGACCTGGCCGGAGTCCGGCCCCGAGACCGTCGTACGCCGCACCTCTGACCCGGTCGAGATCGCCGCCGCGCTCGCCCCCGTCGGCGTGCGCTACGAGCAGTGGCCGGTGCGCGAGGACGTGCCCGCCGACGCGGACAGCGACGCCGTCTTCGCCGCGTACCGCGCGGAGATCGACCTGCTGAACGCCGAGGAGGGCTTCCGGACGGTCGACGTGGTCGGGCTGCACCCCACCGACGACCCCGAGTGGCCCGAGAAGGCGAAGGCTGCCCGGCAGAAGTTCCTCGCCGAGCACACGCACGACGACGATGACGAGGTGCGGTTCTTCGTCGCGGGCGCGGGCATCTTCTATCTGCACGTGGGCGGCGAAGTGCACGCGGTCTACTGCGAGAAGGGCGACCTGCTCGGGGTGCCGCGCGGCACGACGCACTGGTTCGACATGGGTACGTCCCCCTCGTTCACGGCGATCCGCTTCTTCCACGAGGAGGACGGCTGGATCGGCACGTTCACGGGCAGCCCGATCGCCGACCGCTTCCCGGACTTCGACGCGATCCACGCGGGGTACGCCGCGTGA
- a CDS encoding LLM class flavin-dependent oxidoreductase, giving the protein MKFQVLSIIGHAPHPLTGQLPTSADRLADVIEVGVAAERLGYDAYAVGERHAGAFLSSSPTVVLGALAARTTRIKLLTGVTVVAILDPVRVAEDYATLDQISRGRIELVIGKGAEAGHFDLFGLDEKRQWDLQKEKYELLRLLWSEENVDWEGEFRPALKDVTTVPRPYAGVPRIWHGSATSLNSPDLAARHGDPLFTANAIQPRAAYAKLIAHYRERFEAYGHDPARARVAAGSGGLLIADSAEQAVARYGELYEAKVRQTFKPHLEGRAGYNTPFRTIEDAIADGPQLIGSPQQIIDKILGYHEVYGHDLQSITVDGFGLERGEQIETLQRFAEEIAPVVRRAAPSTLWDGA; this is encoded by the coding sequence ATGAAGTTCCAGGTGCTCTCGATCATCGGTCATGCCCCGCACCCGCTGACCGGCCAACTCCCCACGTCCGCCGACCGGTTGGCGGACGTGATCGAGGTCGGCGTGGCCGCCGAGCGGCTCGGCTACGACGCGTACGCCGTGGGCGAGCGGCACGCGGGCGCCTTCCTGTCGTCGAGCCCCACGGTCGTGCTCGGCGCGCTCGCCGCGCGGACCACGCGTATCAAGCTGCTGACCGGTGTCACCGTCGTGGCGATCCTCGACCCGGTGCGGGTCGCCGAGGACTATGCGACGCTCGATCAGATCTCGCGCGGGCGCATCGAGTTGGTGATCGGCAAGGGCGCGGAGGCCGGGCACTTCGACCTCTTCGGGCTCGACGAGAAGCGCCAGTGGGATCTGCAGAAGGAGAAGTACGAGCTGCTCCGCCTCCTGTGGAGCGAGGAGAACGTCGACTGGGAGGGCGAGTTCAGGCCCGCGCTCAAGGACGTGACGACGGTGCCGCGCCCGTACGCGGGCGTGCCGCGCATCTGGCACGGTTCGGCGACGTCCCTCAACTCCCCCGATCTGGCGGCCAGGCACGGGGATCCGCTCTTCACCGCCAACGCCATCCAGCCGCGTGCCGCGTACGCGAAGCTCATCGCGCACTACCGCGAGCGGTTCGAGGCGTACGGGCACGATCCGGCGCGCGCCCGGGTCGCGGCGGGCTCCGGCGGGCTGTTGATCGCGGACTCCGCCGAGCAGGCGGTCGCGCGCTACGGCGAGCTGTACGAGGCGAAGGTGCGCCAGACCTTCAAGCCGCATCTGGAGGGCAGGGCGGGCTACAACACGCCCTTCCGCACGATCGAGGACGCGATCGCCGACGGGCCGCAGCTCATCGGCTCCCCGCAGCAGATCATCGACAAGATCCTCGGCTACCACGAGGTGTACGGGCACGACCTGCAGTCGATCACCGTGGACGGCTTCGGCCTGGAGCGGGGCGAGCAGATCGAGACGCTCCAGCGGTTCGCGGAGGAGATCGCGCCGGTGGTCCGCAGGGCCGCGCCGTCCACGCTGTGGGACGGCGCGTAA
- a CDS encoding FAD-dependent oxidoreductase yields the protein MTTLQSVPALGTHPAAGSNPSRAETREQLSKATYDLLVIGGGILGISTAWHAAQSGLRVALVDAGDFAGATSSASSKLLHGGLRYLQTGAVKLVAENHFERRAVSRQVAPHLANPLTFYLPVYKGGPHGAAKLGAGVFAYSALSAFGDGVGHLLSPSKAAQDVPELRTDNLKAVAVYGDDQMNDSRMALMTVRAAVEAGAAVLNHAEVTGLRFTSGRVTGAELKDRMDGTEFGVNARLVLNATGPWVDHLRKMENPDAAPSIRLSKGAHLVLKRTAPWKAALATPIDKYRITFALPWEDMLLLGTTDEEFEGDPADVSVTEADTAQILDEAAFSIRDQQLSRDLITYSFAGLRVLPGGPGDTSKAKRETVVTEGARGMLSVAGGKWTTFRHIGRTVMKKLESLPGHPLGDDYEPISQLQKRLPLPGIANPRAVAHRLLVDGPAPGPRMAADTAKHLATHYGSLSFDIARLANENPALAERVSPDAPEIWAQVVYARDHEWAETADDVLRRRTTLTIRGLATDDVRAKVQDVLDGK from the coding sequence ATGACCACCCTGCAGAGCGTCCCTGCCCTCGGGACGCATCCGGCTGCCGGTTCCAACCCGAGCCGCGCCGAGACCCGGGAGCAGCTTTCCAAGGCGACGTACGACCTCCTGGTGATCGGCGGCGGGATCCTGGGCATCTCCACCGCCTGGCATGCCGCGCAGTCGGGACTGCGGGTGGCCCTGGTGGACGCCGGTGACTTCGCCGGCGCCACCTCCTCCGCCTCCTCCAAGCTCCTCCACGGCGGTCTGCGCTACCTGCAGACCGGCGCGGTGAAGCTGGTGGCGGAGAACCACTTCGAGCGTCGCGCGGTGTCGCGTCAGGTGGCCCCCCACCTGGCGAACCCGCTCACCTTCTACCTGCCCGTGTACAAGGGCGGCCCGCACGGCGCCGCCAAGCTGGGCGCGGGCGTCTTCGCGTACAGCGCGCTGTCCGCGTTCGGTGACGGCGTCGGCCACCTGCTGTCGCCGTCGAAGGCCGCGCAGGACGTGCCGGAGCTGCGCACGGACAACCTCAAGGCCGTCGCCGTCTACGGCGACGACCAGATGAACGACTCGCGCATGGCCCTGATGACGGTCCGCGCGGCCGTCGAGGCCGGCGCCGCCGTCCTCAACCACGCCGAGGTCACAGGACTGCGCTTCACCAGCGGCCGGGTCACGGGCGCGGAGCTCAAGGACCGCATGGACGGCACCGAGTTCGGCGTCAACGCGCGGCTCGTGCTGAACGCGACCGGCCCCTGGGTCGACCACCTGCGCAAGATGGAGAACCCCGACGCGGCTCCCTCCATCCGCCTCTCCAAGGGCGCGCACCTGGTCCTCAAGCGCACCGCCCCCTGGAAGGCCGCGCTGGCCACGCCGATCGACAAGTACCGCATCACGTTCGCCCTGCCGTGGGAGGACATGCTCCTGCTCGGCACCACGGACGAGGAGTTCGAGGGCGACCCCGCGGACGTCAGCGTCACCGAGGCCGACACCGCTCAGATCCTGGACGAGGCCGCGTTCTCCATCCGCGACCAGCAGCTCTCCCGTGACCTGATCACGTACTCCTTCGCGGGTCTTCGCGTGCTGCCCGGCGGTCCCGGCGACACGTCGAAGGCCAAGCGCGAGACGGTCGTCACCGAGGGCGCGCGCGGCATGCTCTCCGTCGCGGGCGGCAAGTGGACGACCTTCCGCCACATCGGCCGTACGGTCATGAAGAAGCTGGAGTCGCTGCCGGGCCACCCCCTCGGCGACGACTACGAGCCGATCTCGCAGCTCCAGAAGCGGCTTCCGCTGCCCGGCATCGCCAACCCGCGCGCGGTCGCGCACCGTCTCCTGGTGGACGGTCCGGCGCCCGGCCCCCGCATGGCCGCCGACACCGCCAAGCACCTGGCGACGCACTACGGCTCGCTCTCCTTCGACATCGCCCGCCTGGCGAACGAGAACCCGGCGCTCGCCGAGCGCGTCTCGCCGGACGCCCCCGAGATCTGGGCGCAGGTCGTCTACGCCCGTGACCACGAGTGGGCCGAGACGGCGGACGACGTGCTGCGCCGCCGTACGACGCTGACGATCCGCGGCCTGGCCACGGACGACGTCCGTGCCAAGGTCCAGGACGTGCTCGACGGCAAGTAA
- the glpK gene encoding glycerol kinase GlpK — translation MSNDAHTAGPFIAAIDQGTTSSRCIVFDKDGRIVSVDQKEHEQIFPKPGWVEHDATEIWTNVQEVVASAISKAGITHEDIKAIGITNQRETTLLWDKNTGEPVHNAIVWQDTRTDALCKELGRNVGQDRFRRQTGLPLASYFAGPKARWLLDNVEGLRERAEAGDILFGTMDSWVIWNLTGGVNGGKHVTDVTNASRTMLMNLHTMKWDESIADSIGVPMAMLPEIRSSAEVYGEVTGGKLGDVLPGIPVASALGDQQAALFGQTCFAKGEAKSTYGTGTFMLMNTGESAINSYSGLLTTVGYQIGEQKPVYALEGSIAVTGSLVQWMRDQMGLINSAAEIETLASSVEDNGGAYFVPAFSGLFAPYWRSDARGVIAGLTRYVTKAHIARAVLEATAWQTREITDAMTKDSGVELTALKVDGGMTSNNLLMQTLSNFLDAPVVRPMVAETTCLGAAYAAGLAVGFWSGTDELRANWRRAAEWTPRMDADTRAREYKSWLKAVERSMGWLDESGEE, via the coding sequence GTGAGCAACGACGCGCACACCGCCGGCCCCTTCATCGCGGCCATCGACCAGGGCACCACTTCGAGCCGCTGCATCGTCTTCGACAAGGACGGCCGGATCGTCTCGGTCGACCAGAAGGAACACGAGCAGATCTTCCCGAAGCCGGGCTGGGTCGAGCACGACGCCACCGAGATCTGGACCAACGTCCAGGAAGTCGTCGCGAGCGCCATCTCCAAGGCCGGCATCACCCACGAAGACATCAAGGCGATCGGCATCACCAACCAGCGTGAGACCACGCTGCTCTGGGACAAGAACACCGGCGAGCCGGTGCACAACGCCATCGTCTGGCAGGACACCCGCACCGACGCCCTGTGCAAGGAGCTCGGCCGCAACGTCGGCCAGGACCGCTTCCGCCGCCAGACGGGCCTGCCGCTCGCCAGCTACTTCGCCGGGCCCAAGGCCCGCTGGCTGCTCGACAACGTCGAGGGCCTGCGTGAGCGCGCCGAGGCGGGCGACATCCTCTTCGGCACCATGGACTCCTGGGTCATCTGGAACCTGACGGGTGGTGTCAACGGCGGCAAGCACGTCACCGACGTCACCAACGCGTCGCGCACCATGCTGATGAACCTGCACACCATGAAGTGGGACGAGTCGATCGCCGATTCCATCGGCGTCCCGATGGCGATGCTCCCCGAGATCCGCTCCTCCGCCGAGGTCTACGGAGAGGTCACCGGCGGCAAGCTCGGCGACGTCCTGCCGGGCATCCCCGTCGCCTCCGCGCTCGGCGACCAGCAGGCGGCCCTCTTCGGGCAGACCTGTTTCGCCAAGGGTGAGGCCAAGTCCACGTACGGCACCGGCACCTTCATGCTGATGAACACCGGTGAGTCGGCCATCAACTCCTACTCGGGCCTGCTGACCACCGTCGGCTACCAGATCGGCGAGCAGAAGCCGGTCTACGCCCTCGAGGGTTCCATCGCGGTCACCGGTTCGCTGGTGCAGTGGATGCGCGACCAGATGGGCCTGATCAACTCCGCCGCCGAGATCGAGACGCTCGCGTCGTCGGTCGAGGACAACGGCGGCGCCTACTTCGTACCGGCCTTCTCCGGCCTCTTCGCCCCGTACTGGCGTTCCGACGCCCGCGGTGTGATCGCCGGTCTCACCCGGTACGTCACCAAGGCGCACATCGCGCGCGCCGTCCTGGAGGCCACGGCCTGGCAGACCCGTGAGATCACCGACGCCATGACGAAGGACTCCGGCGTCGAGCTCACGGCCCTCAAGGTCGACGGCGGCATGACCTCCAACAACCTGCTGATGCAGACGCTCTCGAACTTCCTCGACGCACCGGTGGTGCGCCCGATGGTGGCCGAGACGACCTGCCTCGGCGCCGCCTACGCCGCCGGTCTCGCCGTCGGCTTCTGGTCCGGCACCGACGAGCTGCGCGCCAACTGGCGCCGGGCGGCGGAGTGGACCCCCCGCATGGACGCGGACACCCGCGCCCGTGAGTACAAGAGCTGGCTCAAGGCCGTAGAGCGTTCCATGGGCTGGCTCGACGAAAGTGGCGAGGAGTAA